A genome region from Natranaerobius trueperi includes the following:
- a CDS encoding efflux RND transporter permease subunit, whose product MRKLTLPRLSVTRPIATIMILIGVLILGTIVYPRMPLNLLPEMNYPMMVVVTQYPEASPVEIENQVTRPMEEVVGTTSNVENITSRSYEEMSMIMVEFSWGTDMDFASLELRERVDMVRDKIPNSVESPQVVKADPSMMPVMFISVGCSREDQNLESLEDLISGPVKNRIERIEGVSSVDLSGDGKRQIRVDLLKDEMKNYNISNEEVTSSLQGQNVNVPGGRLIEDDEELLVRSVAEFEDINDLKNTVVGLNMTENMSNELEQNVLLENTRMNPIYLEDVAEIKDIYQTDSIVRLNGEPALGLIIQKKADANTVQVTRAVDQEIKQLEEEYENISIVPTWNQGSFVEEALGIVRNNAIIGGLLACLVLLTFLRNIRSTLIVAISIPASILATFPLAYFSGLTLNIMTLSGLALGIGMLVDNSVVVLENIYRHIEEGSSVKQSAIKGTEEVAAPIIASTLTTIAVFFPVLLLEDLAGRIFRELSFMVIFSLLLSLLTALTIVPVLATYLIVGDVTKVPTMEGLKETYKKSLALLKIKSKIIITSALVLMVLAGLLVPSLGGEFLPPISRTEFTVNVKLPPGTHIDTTEEVVSDVEEYLDRFSEVDSVYSTIGERAREREGAGYTRREPHRGELMVILSEDIQEELTEKIENEFSDHETASVSVQDIDGDLEMGGSSIEVQLSGPDLDVLKEQSSKIASEIGEIDSLSNISRNIRTPRPEVQVRPDRELSMKKGLSPLALSKYIEMNLTGSTTTYFREDGEEIPINVGYFTDGPESVDELRNLNLPKNKDTQVSAPMDPSKQEEQLLQGVAKLEEGPGPSVINRQDGERYVTITADTEQRDVRGAVSEVQNQIAELDLPDGYRIAYTGAYEDMWSSYRELGTALFLSLLLVYMVMAGQFESLKYPLIIMGSIPFSFVGVILMLALLNDTLNIASLMGAIILSGLVVNNAIVLLDYITRRDDAIEGASLRLRPILMTTITTLLALIPMSLAGGPGSEIQNSLAFSLIGGLISATFLTLFLIPLIYQLVSNKT is encoded by the coding sequence GTGAGAAAATTGACTCTTCCCCGGCTGTCTGTAACACGACCAATAGCAACTATTATGATATTAATTGGTGTATTAATATTAGGAACCATAGTATACCCACGTATGCCACTAAACTTACTACCTGAAATGAACTATCCTATGATGGTAGTAGTCACACAGTATCCAGAGGCTTCACCAGTGGAGATTGAAAATCAAGTTACCAGGCCAATGGAAGAGGTGGTAGGAACGACTTCTAATGTAGAAAATATAACTTCACGTTCATATGAAGAAATGTCTATGATAATGGTTGAATTTTCTTGGGGTACAGATATGGATTTTGCTTCACTAGAGCTTAGAGAACGTGTAGATATGGTCAGAGACAAAATTCCAAATAGTGTAGAATCACCTCAGGTAGTTAAAGCAGATCCTTCTATGATGCCAGTTATGTTTATCAGTGTTGGTTGTAGTAGAGAAGACCAAAATTTAGAAAGTTTAGAGGATTTGATTTCAGGCCCTGTGAAAAACAGAATTGAGCGTATAGAAGGCGTGTCATCTGTAGATTTATCGGGTGATGGAAAACGGCAAATAAGAGTAGACCTGTTAAAGGATGAAATGAAAAACTATAATATTTCAAATGAAGAAGTTACATCTAGTCTACAAGGGCAGAATGTAAACGTTCCAGGGGGTAGACTGATCGAAGATGATGAAGAATTGCTAGTAAGATCTGTTGCAGAGTTTGAGGATATTAATGATCTTAAAAACACTGTTGTAGGTCTAAATATGACTGAAAATATGTCTAATGAGTTAGAACAAAATGTTCTATTAGAAAATACTAGAATGAATCCAATATATTTAGAAGATGTTGCTGAAATTAAAGATATTTATCAAACAGATAGCATAGTACGTTTGAATGGAGAACCTGCACTAGGGTTAATTATTCAAAAAAAGGCAGATGCTAATACTGTACAAGTAACAAGGGCTGTAGACCAAGAAATCAAACAATTAGAAGAGGAATATGAAAATATTTCTATAGTTCCAACTTGGAACCAAGGTAGTTTTGTAGAGGAAGCTTTAGGAATTGTTCGAAACAATGCTATAATTGGCGGGTTATTAGCTTGTTTAGTACTATTGACTTTTTTAAGGAATATAAGAAGTACTTTAATTGTAGCTATAAGTATACCTGCATCTATTTTAGCAACATTTCCATTAGCTTACTTTTCTGGTTTAACTTTAAATATTATGACTTTATCAGGTCTTGCGTTAGGGATCGGAATGCTAGTGGATAATTCAGTGGTAGTTTTAGAAAATATATATCGGCATATCGAAGAGGGTTCTTCTGTTAAACAGTCTGCTATAAAAGGGACAGAAGAAGTTGCAGCACCTATTATAGCATCCACTTTAACAACAATAGCTGTATTTTTCCCGGTTTTATTATTAGAGGATTTAGCTGGGCGGATTTTTAGGGAGTTATCCTTTATGGTGATTTTTTCTTTATTACTATCTCTTTTAACTGCACTGACTATTGTACCAGTTCTAGCAACCTATTTAATAGTAGGTGATGTAACAAAAGTTCCTACCATGGAAGGTTTAAAAGAAACCTATAAAAAAAGCTTAGCATTATTAAAAATAAAATCTAAAATTATCATAACCTCTGCTCTAGTTTTAATGGTATTAGCTGGTTTATTAGTTCCTTCGCTAGGTGGTGAATTTTTACCACCCATTAGTCGTACTGAATTTACTGTTAATGTTAAGTTACCACCAGGAACACATATTGATACTACAGAAGAAGTGGTCTCTGACGTTGAAGAGTACCTTGATAGATTTTCTGAAGTGGATTCAGTTTACTCTACAATAGGTGAGAGAGCAAGAGAAAGAGAAGGAGCAGGGTATACTCGGCGAGAACCACATAGAGGTGAACTTATGGTTATTTTGTCTGAAGATATTCAAGAGGAGTTAACAGAGAAAATAGAAAATGAGTTTTCAGATCATGAAACAGCGTCTGTTAGTGTTCAAGATATAGATGGTGACCTTGAAATGGGAGGGAGCTCTATTGAGGTTCAACTTTCAGGTCCTGATTTAGATGTTTTGAAAGAGCAATCATCAAAGATCGCGAGTGAAATTGGTGAAATTGACAGTTTATCAAATATCAGTAGAAACATAAGAACACCACGACCCGAAGTCCAAGTCAGGCCAGACAGGGAATTGTCAATGAAAAAAGGGTTATCTCCTTTAGCATTATCAAAATATATTGAAATGAACTTGACGGGGAGTACAACGACTTATTTTCGAGAAGATGGTGAAGAGATACCAATTAATGTTGGATATTTTACTGATGGTCCGGAAAGTGTTGATGAATTAAGAAATCTCAACCTACCAAAAAACAAAGATACTCAGGTTAGTGCACCTATGGACCCAAGTAAACAGGAAGAACAACTTTTACAAGGAGTAGCGAAACTAGAAGAAGGTCCGGGACCTTCAGTTATTAACAGACAAGACGGAGAAAGATATGTTACCATAACAGCAGATACTGAACAACGTGATGTTCGAGGTGCTGTCAGTGAAGTACAAAATCAAATAGCAGAGCTTGATCTTCCAGATGGCTATAGAATTGCTTATACGGGTGCCTATGAAGATATGTGGTCTTCTTACAGGGAGCTTGGAACTGCTCTTTTTCTATCACTTTTACTTGTATATATGGTGATGGCAGGTCAGTTTGAATCTCTAAAATATCCATTGATCATAATGGGTAGTATTCCTTTTTCGTTTGTAGGAGTAATTTTAATGTTAGCTTTATTAAATGATACTTTAAATATCGCATCACTTATGGGAGCTATCATTTTATCTGGATTAGTAGTAAATAATGCTATAGTCCTTCTTGATTATATTACACGTAGAGATGACGCAATTGAAGGAGCGAGTCTTAGACTAAGACCAATTCTAATGACTACTATAACAACTTTATTAGCATTAATACCAATGAGTTTAGCAGGTGGTCCTGGGTCAGAAATACAGAATTCTTTAGCCTTTTCGTTAATAGGGGGACTAATTAGCGCTACTTTTTTAACTCTGTTTTTAATACCGTTAATTTACCAATTAGTTTCTAATAAAACATAA
- a CDS encoding rod-binding protein yields MKIGESLPGIDNQGAITRQQGLSQDLDQFSLELEKAAQESDHKLKKAAKQFEAMFVSQMIESMRKTIPESDLLDGGFAEDTYEEMLDQAYSEKIADTKGLGLADKIYKQFTSEKAGLSPEHAIDVKE; encoded by the coding sequence ATGAAAATCGGTGAATCACTGCCTGGTATTGATAATCAAGGGGCAATAACTAGACAACAAGGTCTTAGTCAAGATTTAGATCAATTTAGCCTAGAGCTAGAAAAAGCAGCACAAGAAAGTGATCATAAACTAAAAAAAGCAGCTAAACAGTTTGAAGCAATGTTTGTCTCACAGATGATAGAGTCTATGAGAAAGACTATACCAGAATCTGATCTTTTAGATGGTGGATTTGCAGAAGATACTTATGAAGAAATGTTAGATCAGGCTTATTCTGAAAAAATCGCAGATACTAAAGGACTAGGGCTAGCTGATAAGATATATAAGCAGTTTACTTCTGAAAAAGCAGGACTTTCCCCTGAACATGCTATCGATGTTAAAGAATAA
- a CDS encoding rod shape-determining protein, with the protein MLGFNSDIGVDLGTATVLIYRKKNGVVLKEPSVVAVNQDSGKVLAVGQEAYNMIGRTPGNIVAIRPMREGVIADFTVTEVMLKNFIQRASKKKLMLKPRIMVCVPAGITSVEQRAVLEAATRAGGKQTFLIEEPRAAALGANLDIFEPSGSMVVDIGGGTTDVAVLSLGDIVTSSSLRVGGDKFDESIVQFIKNSHNLIIGERTAEEIKKQIGTAHPQAKSETMEVRGRNQVSGLPQNIVINSDEVYEALREPVTNIIDCIKQVLEQTPPELSADIMDKGIVITGGGALLNGLDKLLQEEVDTPVFIPEDPIGSVAEGTGKALEYLDKLESSLMSSKNLSKGRR; encoded by the coding sequence ATGCTCGGTTTTAACTCTGACATCGGGGTTGATTTAGGAACAGCAACGGTGCTAATTTATCGTAAAAAAAATGGGGTAGTTCTAAAAGAACCATCAGTTGTTGCTGTGAATCAAGACAGTGGCAAAGTTTTAGCTGTAGGACAAGAAGCTTATAACATGATTGGACGTACTCCAGGAAATATAGTAGCTATACGTCCAATGAGAGAAGGCGTAATAGCAGATTTTACTGTCACTGAAGTTATGCTAAAAAACTTTATACAGCGAGCAAGTAAGAAAAAATTAATGTTAAAGCCAAGAATAATGGTGTGTGTACCAGCAGGAATAACATCTGTAGAGCAACGGGCTGTTTTAGAGGCCGCGACTCGTGCAGGAGGAAAACAAACCTTCTTAATTGAAGAACCCCGGGCTGCTGCTCTAGGCGCTAATTTAGATATCTTTGAACCTAGTGGTAGTATGGTAGTTGACATTGGTGGTGGTACCACTGATGTAGCTGTCCTTAGTTTAGGTGATATTGTAACAAGTTCTTCACTACGGGTAGGTGGGGATAAATTTGATGAGTCAATAGTACAGTTTATCAAAAACTCTCATAATTTAATTATTGGAGAGCGTACAGCAGAGGAGATAAAAAAACAGATTGGTACAGCTCATCCTCAAGCTAAATCAGAGACCATGGAAGTTCGTGGAAGGAATCAAGTATCAGGGTTACCACAGAATATTGTTATCAACTCAGATGAAGTTTATGAAGCTCTTCGCGAACCGGTTACTAATATTATTGATTGTATTAAACAAGTATTAGAACAAACACCTCCAGAACTTTCTGCAGATATTATGGATAAAGGTATTGTTATAACTGGTGGAGGTGCACTTCTTAATGGATTAGACAAGCTCCTACAAGAAGAAGTGGATACTCCTGTATTTATTCCAGAAGATCCAATAGGATCTGTAGCAGAGGGTACAGGTAAGGCTTTAGAATACCTGGACAAGCTTGAGAGTTCATTGATGAGTAGTAAGAATCTCTCAAAAGGTAGGAGATAG
- a CDS encoding M23 family metallopeptidase: MQSNRIKRLISKYLSLVGSKLNVVGQNIQAAIFKLGAKLRKIPKKAFIIGSYVLVIIFLSGFILFRFDYSTNTPEAQEYTEESQVIDMQEIFDELEEREEESSLDNEVEKTLDIEEEKKTLDGEADEVSTEKKDEKESEKVASPEEMPESIWPIEGEIITSHEELYQVNNQHRFHDGIDIKAPKGTDIVAAWDGQIDKVKENTTYGLKLSVSGEGYSYSYGNLESVKVNEGQEVNQGDVIATVGTSAVLDAAEGSYLHFSVSIKDDAIDPERVLLDDSH; encoded by the coding sequence TTGCAATCAAACAGAATAAAACGACTTATTAGTAAGTATCTATCATTAGTAGGAAGTAAGTTAAATGTAGTGGGACAAAATATACAAGCAGCAATTTTTAAACTTGGTGCTAAATTAAGAAAGATACCCAAAAAAGCATTTATAATAGGATCTTATGTTTTGGTTATTATTTTTCTGAGTGGATTTATATTATTTAGGTTCGATTATTCAACAAATACCCCTGAAGCGCAAGAATATACTGAAGAGTCTCAAGTTATTGATATGCAAGAAATTTTTGATGAGTTAGAAGAAAGAGAAGAGGAATCATCGCTAGACAATGAGGTAGAAAAGACTCTAGATATTGAAGAAGAAAAAAAGACTTTAGACGGAGAAGCAGACGAAGTATCTACTGAAAAAAAAGATGAAAAAGAAAGTGAAAAGGTAGCTTCACCTGAAGAAATGCCAGAAAGCATATGGCCAATTGAAGGTGAAATCATCACTTCTCATGAGGAATTATATCAAGTGAATAATCAACATCGTTTTCATGATGGGATTGATATAAAAGCACCAAAAGGTACAGATATTGTGGCTGCCTGGGATGGTCAGATAGATAAAGTGAAGGAAAACACAACATATGGATTAAAGCTTAGCGTTTCAGGAGAAGGGTATTCTTATAGTTATGGCAACTTAGAAAGTGTAAAAGTAAATGAAGGTCAAGAAGTAAACCAAGGAGATGTTATAGCGACGGTAGGTACATCTGCAGTATTAGATGCAGCTGAAGGGAGTTATTTACACTTTTCAGTAAGTATAAAGGATGATGCGATAGATCCAGAAAGGGTTCTTCTAGATGATAGTCATTAG
- the spoIID gene encoding stage II sporulation protein D: protein MDRRLLYEFKSILKVSGMVGTSIIIIAGIIGGVSFYLLAPSEVEESTPPEELFPIKTEEDLTVRVYFHEKDQVKEKNLEDYLVGVVISEVPPNFNKEAIKAQAVVARSYTYSRLEKRGGPGCNNHENADICTNPDHCQAHYSESEVNSIYGDKSEKYYNIVSNAVSETMGEIVTYNRKPIPEAPYHSTCGGTTETAGEVWQTDMPYLENVECNYCNHSSHFESETTIPFEEIEQVMSREGVQVPVLADNPPDLTVTERSKIGRVKTVNLMGNEFSGRQIRQMFDLRSTDFDWETSGDSVSVTTRGFGHGVGLCQYGADGMGKAGYNYRDIIRQYFTEIEFGQISK, encoded by the coding sequence ATGGACAGGAGATTACTCTATGAATTTAAAAGTATTTTGAAGGTTTCTGGTATGGTTGGGACTAGTATAATAATTATAGCTGGAATTATAGGAGGTGTTAGTTTCTATTTGTTAGCTCCATCTGAAGTAGAAGAATCCACACCTCCTGAAGAACTATTTCCTATAAAAACAGAAGAAGATCTAACTGTTAGAGTTTATTTTCATGAAAAGGATCAAGTAAAAGAAAAAAATCTAGAAGATTATTTAGTGGGTGTAGTTATTTCAGAAGTTCCCCCGAACTTTAATAAAGAAGCCATAAAAGCACAAGCAGTAGTTGCTAGAAGCTATACTTATTCTAGGTTAGAAAAACGTGGGGGACCTGGATGTAACAATCATGAAAATGCTGATATTTGTACAAATCCAGATCATTGTCAAGCACATTACAGTGAAAGTGAAGTAAATTCAATATATGGAGACAAAAGTGAAAAATATTATAACATAGTTTCGAACGCAGTATCCGAAACTATGGGGGAGATAGTCACTTATAATAGAAAACCAATTCCAGAAGCACCGTATCATTCTACTTGTGGTGGTACAACAGAGACAGCTGGTGAAGTTTGGCAAACAGATATGCCTTATTTAGAAAATGTTGAATGTAACTATTGTAATCATTCTTCGCATTTTGAAAGTGAGACTACTATACCTTTTGAAGAGATTGAACAAGTGATGTCAAGAGAGGGAGTACAAGTTCCTGTTCTGGCAGATAATCCACCGGATCTAACTGTAACAGAGAGGTCGAAGATAGGAAGAGTCAAAACTGTAAATTTAATGGGAAATGAATTTAGTGGAAGGCAAATAAGACAAATGTTTGATCTACGATCTACAGACTTTGACTGGGAAACAAGTGGTGACTCTGTAAGTGTTACGACAAGAGGATTTGGTCATGGTGTTGGACTTTGTCAGTATGGTGCAGATGGTATGGGAAAGGCAGGTTATAATTATCGCGATATTATTAGACAATACTTTACTGAAATCGAATTTGGTCAAATATCCAAGTAA
- the spoIIID gene encoding sporulation transcriptional regulator SpoIIID: MQDYIQERVLEISQYILDTKATVRQVAKSFGVSKSTVHKDITERLPLIRPKKAKEIKEILNQNKAERHIRGGEATKQKYTQEDELEESDTSRLK, from the coding sequence ATGCAAGATTATATTCAAGAGCGGGTGCTTGAAATAAGTCAATATATTCTCGATACGAAAGCAACCGTACGCCAGGTAGCCAAAAGTTTTGGTGTAAGTAAAAGCACCGTCCATAAAGACATCACTGAAAGACTCCCCTTAATTAGACCTAAAAAAGCTAAGGAAATTAAAGAAATACTAAATCAAAACAAAGCAGAAAGACATATTAGAGGTGGTGAAGCTACAAAACAAAAATATACACAAGAGGACGAATTAGAGGAGTCGGATACATCAAGATTAAAATAA
- the mgtE gene encoding magnesium transporter, with protein sequence MPILETVQNYLENKNMENLKKLLMETDMHDLVQLFKELTGEQRALIFRLLDKDRAIEVFELLDVTIQQSVIESFQEKNATEVFTELDPDDQAKLLDELPAKIANKLMSSLPKEDRAEISELLGYTKGTAGRIMTPEFVSIKKDQTIQDALEKIKSKGENKETIYTIYVTNNNRKLEGVVSLRDLVMTPSDHKVAEIVNSETTYVYTNTDQEEASRILKDRDLLSIPAVDKEERLVGIITVDDAMDILEEENTEDLFERVGLTPLAQEETGRSLRLLEGSLPQIWQVRLPFLLITLIGGLLAGVVMEAYEETLDAIAPLAFFIPVIMDMGGNVGTQSSTIFTRSLVLGHINPKCFLQHWVKEIGVGISMGALLGIAAGFIAEFWQPIEGIGLVVGLSLGLTVTIATALGFLIPFILVKLGLDQAAGSDPFLTTIKDISGLFIYFTLTNIFLGHLL encoded by the coding sequence ATGCCGATTCTTGAAACTGTTCAAAATTATCTTGAAAACAAAAACATGGAGAATTTGAAAAAACTGTTAATGGAAACTGATATGCACGATTTAGTTCAACTTTTTAAAGAGTTAACTGGTGAACAGCGAGCACTTATATTTAGATTGTTAGATAAAGATAGAGCAATTGAGGTCTTTGAATTATTAGATGTAACAATTCAGCAAAGTGTTATAGAATCATTTCAAGAAAAGAATGCGACAGAAGTATTTACTGAGTTAGATCCAGACGATCAAGCTAAACTTTTAGATGAGCTTCCAGCAAAAATAGCTAATAAATTAATGTCTTCACTACCAAAAGAAGATAGAGCTGAAATATCCGAGCTACTTGGCTACACTAAAGGAACAGCAGGAAGGATAATGACACCTGAGTTTGTCAGTATAAAAAAGGATCAAACAATTCAAGACGCTTTAGAAAAAATTAAATCTAAAGGTGAAAATAAAGAAACCATTTACACTATATATGTAACTAATAATAACAGAAAGCTAGAAGGTGTTGTTTCTCTTCGAGATTTAGTTATGACTCCCTCTGACCATAAGGTTGCAGAAATAGTCAATTCAGAAACAACTTATGTATATACAAATACCGACCAGGAAGAGGCTTCACGGATTTTAAAGGATAGAGATCTACTTTCTATACCAGCGGTAGATAAAGAAGAACGACTTGTTGGAATAATAACTGTAGATGATGCTATGGATATCTTAGAAGAAGAAAATACTGAAGACTTATTTGAAAGGGTAGGGCTTACACCCTTAGCACAAGAGGAAACTGGAAGAAGCCTTAGATTATTAGAAGGTAGTTTACCACAAATCTGGCAAGTCAGACTACCATTCCTATTAATAACTTTAATTGGTGGTTTACTTGCTGGTGTTGTTATGGAAGCGTATGAAGAGACTCTAGATGCTATAGCTCCTTTAGCGTTTTTTATACCTGTTATAATGGATATGGGTGGAAATGTAGGAACTCAATCTTCCACAATTTTTACAAGATCACTAGTTTTAGGTCATATTAACCCTAAATGTTTTTTGCAACATTGGGTTAAAGAGATCGGTGTAGGAATTAGTATGGGAGCACTATTAGGAATAGCAGCAGGTTTTATTGCTGAGTTCTGGCAACCAATTGAAGGGATAGGTCTAGTTGTAGGTTTATCACTAGGCTTAACTGTTACTATAGCGACCGCTTTAGGATTTTTAATTCCATTTATCTTAGTTAAGTTAGGTTTAGATCAGGCTGCTGGCTCCGATCCTTTCTTAACAACAATAAAAGATATTTCCGGACTATTTATATACTTCACATTAACTAATATTTTCTTAGGTCATCTTTTATAA
- the thiD gene encoding bifunctional hydroxymethylpyrimidine kinase/phosphomethylpyrimidine kinase: MSKEVVLTVAGSDSGGGAGIQADLKTFQSLGVFGTSAITAVTAQNTSRVMDVKSLEGDFVSSQIDAVANDMNITALKTGMLANEENVHIVSKKITQYNFSWCVIDPVLVATSGDVLLTQRALETVKEQLVPKCDIITPNLPETEILTGIKINGYNDIEKAAMMLRGQGAGSVLIKGGHGKGEAVDYLFYDQGMIKLTATRIGVGSLHGTGCTLSAAICAYLGQGYELISSVDKAKKYITKAIKNSFVVGEGSRVLSH, from the coding sequence ATGAGTAAAGAAGTAGTTCTAACAGTAGCGGGATCTGATTCTGGTGGCGGTGCAGGTATTCAAGCTGATTTAAAAACTTTTCAGTCATTAGGTGTATTTGGAACATCAGCTATAACAGCAGTTACTGCACAAAATACTAGTAGAGTAATGGATGTAAAGAGTCTAGAAGGTGATTTCGTATCTTCACAAATTGATGCAGTAGCCAACGATATGAATATAACTGCTTTAAAGACTGGGATGCTTGCAAATGAAGAAAATGTTCATATAGTTTCGAAAAAGATTACACAATATAATTTTAGTTGGTGTGTCATTGATCCAGTGTTAGTTGCTACTAGTGGGGATGTATTATTAACACAAAGAGCATTAGAAACTGTTAAGGAACAACTTGTTCCCAAATGCGATATAATAACTCCTAACTTACCAGAAACAGAAATATTAACAGGAATTAAGATAAATGGATATAATGATATTGAGAAAGCAGCGATGATGTTACGTGGTCAAGGTGCGGGTTCTGTATTAATCAAAGGTGGTCATGGTAAAGGTGAAGCTGTAGATTATTTATTCTATGATCAAGGGATGATTAAATTAACAGCAACTCGAATAGGAGTTGGAAGTTTACATGGAACAGGATGTACTTTGTCAGCTGCTATTTGTGCTTATTTAGGTCAAGGATATGAACTGATATCATCTGTTGATAAAGCAAAAAAATATATTACTAAAGCAATTAAAAATAGCTTCGTTGTTGGAGAGGGGTCTAGAGTATTAAGCCATTAA
- the flgG gene encoding flagellar basal-body rod protein FlgG, producing the protein MNRSLWTAASGMNSQQKNMDVVSNNLANVNTTGFQKSRAEFEDLMYSTLERPEAPARGERTTPAGIQLGHGSKVSATLKDFSMGSMIETGQEFDLAIQGDGFFMLEDPNGEQQFTRDGSFKIDAEGNLVTSDGTEVTSFDGIIDEEHSNISINSEGVVTAVLEDGETEEIGQFTLANFNNPAGLKAIGGNKYQATGASGIPQEQLPGEMQVGQLKQGYLEGSNVNIADEMVNMITAQRAYETNSKSIQSTDEMMSIANQLKR; encoded by the coding sequence ATGAATCGGTCCCTTTGGACTGCTGCATCAGGTATGAATTCACAACAAAAAAATATGGATGTTGTTTCAAATAACTTAGCAAATGTAAATACAACAGGTTTTCAAAAAAGCAGAGCTGAGTTTGAAGATTTAATGTATTCTACACTTGAACGTCCAGAGGCTCCTGCTAGAGGAGAGCGAACAACACCTGCTGGAATTCAGCTAGGACACGGTTCTAAAGTTTCAGCTACCTTAAAAGATTTTTCGATGGGTAGTATGATAGAAACAGGTCAAGAGTTTGATCTAGCTATACAAGGTGATGGTTTCTTTATGTTAGAGGATCCTAATGGAGAACAACAATTTACTCGTGATGGATCTTTTAAAATAGATGCTGAAGGAAACTTAGTTACTTCCGATGGAACTGAAGTGACTAGCTTTGACGGCATCATAGATGAGGAGCATTCAAACATTTCTATAAACTCTGAAGGGGTTGTAACGGCTGTTTTAGAAGATGGTGAAACTGAGGAAATTGGACAGTTCACATTAGCTAACTTTAATAATCCTGCTGGATTAAAAGCTATCGGAGGTAATAAATATCAAGCCACAGGGGCTTCAGGTATACCTCAAGAGCAATTACCAGGTGAAATGCAGGTAGGTCAATTAAAACAGGGGTACTTAGAAGGGTCAAATGTTAATATCGCTGACGAAATGGTTAATATGATCACTGCACAGAGAGCATATGAAACAAACTCAAAATCTATACAAAGCACAGATGAGATGATGAGTATCGCAAATCAACTAAAAAGGTAG
- the flgF gene encoding flagellar basal-body rod protein FlgF, which yields MLRGLYTSASGMLTEQRVQEMRSNNIANTDTTAFKKDMSVKSSFSEMMLSRINDPKQLGPEGPEVDLRPEIGELGTGVVLEEVVNDFSQGTLKETDNPLDIALDGAGFFVVQGPDEKVLFSRNGSFTQAPDGSLVNQQGYPVLGSEGLIQLSDQDNITISSDGSIYQDEELVDNLIVADFEEPQGLSRFGENLLEQTEESGEPQQANMEKVSVKQGYLEGSNVSAVKEMTGMIEALRAYESNQRAVQGHDETLERAVNELGRPAN from the coding sequence ATGTTACGTGGACTGTATACTTCAGCATCAGGGATGTTAACAGAGCAAAGAGTGCAAGAAATGCGTTCAAATAATATTGCAAATACTGATACTACAGCGTTTAAGAAGGATATGTCAGTTAAAAGTAGTTTCTCTGAAATGATGTTAAGTCGGATAAATGACCCCAAACAACTAGGCCCCGAAGGTCCTGAAGTGGATTTGCGTCCCGAAATAGGAGAGCTTGGGACAGGGGTAGTTCTAGAGGAGGTAGTTAATGACTTTTCTCAAGGAACTCTAAAAGAAACAGATAATCCCTTAGATATTGCTCTTGATGGAGCAGGTTTTTTTGTAGTACAAGGTCCTGATGAAAAAGTACTCTTTTCTAGAAATGGTAGTTTTACACAAGCACCAGATGGTAGCTTAGTTAATCAACAAGGTTATCCAGTTTTAGGGTCAGAAGGGTTGATCCAACTTTCAGATCAAGATAATATTACAATAAGCAGTGATGGAAGTATTTATCAAGACGAAGAATTAGTAGATAACTTAATAGTAGCTGATTTTGAAGAGCCGCAGGGTTTGTCAAGATTTGGTGAAAACTTATTAGAACAGACTGAAGAATCGGGAGAACCACAGCAAGCTAATATGGAGAAAGTATCAGTAAAGCAGGGTTATTTAGAAGGTTCTAATGTCAGTGCAGTGAAAGAAATGACAGGTATGATTGAAGCTTTACGAGCTTATGAATCTAATCAAAGGGCTGTCCAAGGACATGATGAAACTCTTGAGCGTGCAGTTAATGAATTGGGGAGGCCAGCTAATTAA